One Vibrio neonatus genomic window carries:
- a CDS encoding response regulator transcription factor: MDATYTIVIADDHPLFRNALFQSVHMAISGANLLEADSLNSLLDLLRKQDDVDLILLDLKMPGANGMSGLMQLRSEFPDIAVVVISASEEPSVVSQVKSHGAFGFIPKSTDMRSLISALNQVLNGDQFFPAELAKQAERYSDITDKLASLTPQQYKVLAMLADGLLNKQIAYELDVSVATIKAHMTAIFRKLGVTNRTQAVILLQQSDIES; the protein is encoded by the coding sequence ATGGATGCCACTTACACGATTGTTATTGCTGACGATCATCCCCTCTTCCGAAATGCATTATTTCAGTCGGTACACATGGCTATTAGTGGTGCAAACCTACTGGAAGCGGACTCTCTGAATAGCCTGCTCGATTTACTGCGTAAACAAGACGATGTGGATCTGATTCTGTTAGACCTAAAAATGCCGGGGGCGAATGGCATGTCTGGTTTAATGCAATTGCGCAGTGAATTTCCAGACATCGCGGTGGTGGTTATCTCTGCCAGTGAAGAACCTTCGGTAGTGAGCCAAGTTAAAAGCCACGGCGCCTTTGGTTTTATCCCCAAGTCTACCGATATGCGCAGCCTAATCAGTGCTCTCAACCAAGTATTAAATGGCGACCAATTTTTTCCTGCTGAATTAGCCAAACAAGCAGAACGCTATAGCGACATTACCGATAAATTGGCTTCACTCACCCCACAACAATACAAAGTATTGGCAATGCTTGCTGACGGTCTGCTCAATAAACAAATTGCCTACGAACTGGATGTATCCGTTGCCACAATCAAAGCCCACATGACGGCAATTTTCCGCAAATTAGGGGTCACCAATCGCACCCAAGCAGTGATCTTATTACAGCAATCTGATATTGAATCCTAA